In the genome of Massilia sp. PAMC28688, one region contains:
- a CDS encoding SlyX family protein, translated as MNQEDRFVDIEIKLAYQEDLVEALNQMVYQQSLRIDQLEALVNKLGEHIRNNAQATPGLLLNERPPHY; from the coding sequence GTGAACCAGGAAGACCGTTTCGTCGACATTGAAATCAAGCTCGCCTACCAGGAAGACCTGGTGGAAGCGCTCAACCAGATGGTGTATCAGCAAAGCCTGCGCATCGACCAGCTCGAAGCGCTGGTCAACAAGCTGGGCGAACACATTCGCAACAATGCCCAGGCCACGCCAGGCCTGCTCCTGAATGAGCGCCCGCCCCACTACTGA